In Oceanispirochaeta sp., the following are encoded in one genomic region:
- a CDS encoding methylglyoxal synthase translates to MKDTVLKKKTIALVAHDNRKEDLIEWVEWNYEILIDHKLICTGTTGKLVEKAIRKKLAFEAEHDLNIIKLKSGPLGGDLQLGALICTGEVDLIIFLWDPMQPQPHDVDVKALLRISVLYNLPIANNRATADYLISSPLFDGDEYEPVLKDYSTYINRMG, encoded by the coding sequence ATGAAGGATACAGTATTGAAAAAGAAAACCATCGCACTTGTGGCTCACGATAACAGAAAAGAAGACCTCATCGAATGGGTGGAATGGAACTACGAGATTCTGATTGATCATAAATTGATCTGTACAGGGACTACAGGGAAACTGGTTGAAAAGGCGATCAGGAAAAAGCTTGCCTTTGAAGCTGAGCATGATCTGAACATTATCAAGTTGAAGTCGGGTCCTCTGGGAGGGGACCTGCAGCTGGGTGCCCTGATCTGCACTGGTGAGGTAGACCTGATCATCTTCCTCTGGGATCCTATGCAGCCCCAGCCTCATGACGTGGATGTCAAAGCCCTGTTGCGCATTTCTGTCCTCTACAATCTTCCCATTGCCAATAACAGGGCCACTGCGGATTATCTGATCTCCTCTCCCTTGTTTGACGGTGATGAGTACGAGCCTGTTTTAAAAGACTACTCTACCTATATTAACAGGATGGGCTGA
- a CDS encoding Crp/Fnr family transcriptional regulator codes for MTQQDLIALSEVSLFNNVDILDLEHFFKDFSVQTQTYDDAQLIAQQGELYIELIFILHGKAAASMTAPNGKVVRLETLQGPCAAASAVLFSSQKALPVTLHSIQSSQILRIPEDTIVTLMQSFPAFLRAYLRENGDKLLFLAEKIRLFQFKSLKQKLIGHFLMLAARQERDEIEMVYSREDLSQLMGVARPSLSREFSNLVNAGLIEAKGKKVRFINKAGLMKMLQEE; via the coding sequence ATGACCCAGCAGGATCTGATAGCCCTGTCAGAAGTTTCTTTGTTCAATAATGTGGATATTCTGGATCTGGAACACTTCTTTAAGGACTTTTCTGTCCAGACTCAGACCTATGATGATGCACAATTGATTGCTCAGCAGGGAGAGCTGTACATTGAGCTGATCTTCATTCTTCATGGAAAAGCGGCAGCTTCCATGACGGCTCCCAATGGGAAAGTGGTCCGTCTTGAAACATTGCAGGGTCCCTGTGCCGCCGCGTCGGCGGTGCTTTTTTCCAGCCAGAAGGCCCTTCCTGTGACCCTTCATTCCATCCAATCTTCCCAGATTCTTCGAATTCCGGAAGACACCATAGTGACGCTGATGCAGAGCTTCCCCGCTTTCCTGCGGGCTTACCTCCGGGAGAATGGGGACAAACTTCTTTTTCTGGCTGAAAAAATCAGACTGTTTCAGTTCAAGTCACTGAAACAGAAGCTCATAGGTCACTTCCTGATGCTTGCGGCGAGACAGGAGCGGGATGAGATAGAAATGGTTTATTCCCGGGAAGACCTGTCTCAGTTGATGGGGGTCGCCCGGCCCAGTCTAAGCCGGGAGTTTTCAAATTTGGTGAATGCCGGTCTGATTGAAGCCAAGGGGAAGAAGGTCCGTTTCATCAATAAAGCGGGTTTGATGAAAATGCTGCAGGAGGAATAA
- the hcp gene encoding hydroxylamine reductase, which produces MSMFCFQCQEAAKGTGCEIRGVCGKEPETAALQDLLIYTLKGIAQVAGPARMQGKPLPEADQAIMRGLFMTITNANFDNDVFVATIIESLAIRDKLKGELGSLVPSKLHDASTFTILDSAKMQEKGEKVGVMLTKNEDIRSLRELIIIGLKGMAAYAYHADHLAEQDESVLQFMYKALLSTLDDSLSVDDLVALTLETGAKGVSVMALLDKANTESYGNPEITEVNIGTGSNPGILISGHDLRDMESLLKQTEGTGVDVYTHSEMLPANYYPSFKKYSHFVGNYGNAWWKQDKEFASFNGPILMTTNCITPPKASYIDRMYTTGAAGYPGVKILSAKLDNGDKDFSAVIEAAKKCAPPVEIETGSIIGGFAHAQVLALADKVVAAVKSGAIKRFFVMAGCDGRMKGRDYYSEFAKELPDDTVILTAGCAKYRYNKLPLGDIGGIPRVLDAGQCNDSYSLAVTALKLKEVFELNDINDLPISYNIAWYEQKAVIVLLALLSLGVKDIHLGPTLPAFLSPNVAHVLIENFGIAGIGEVEDDIKLFMGA; this is translated from the coding sequence ATGAGTATGTTTTGTTTTCAATGTCAGGAAGCGGCCAAGGGTACGGGATGTGAGATAAGAGGTGTGTGCGGTAAAGAACCCGAAACAGCAGCACTTCAGGATCTACTGATCTACACCCTGAAAGGAATAGCCCAGGTGGCAGGCCCCGCCAGAATGCAGGGGAAACCACTCCCCGAGGCAGACCAGGCGATCATGCGCGGCTTGTTCATGACCATCACCAATGCCAACTTTGATAATGATGTCTTTGTAGCAACCATCATCGAAAGCCTGGCCATCAGAGATAAACTCAAGGGTGAACTGGGCAGTCTTGTTCCCTCGAAGCTCCATGATGCGTCTACTTTTACTATACTGGATTCTGCGAAAATGCAGGAAAAGGGCGAAAAAGTCGGTGTCATGCTGACCAAAAACGAAGATATCCGTTCCCTGAGGGAACTCATCATCATCGGCCTGAAAGGAATGGCCGCCTATGCCTACCACGCGGACCATCTGGCAGAGCAGGACGAATCAGTCCTTCAATTTATGTACAAGGCCCTTTTATCTACCCTTGATGACTCACTGTCTGTCGATGATCTGGTTGCTCTGACTCTGGAAACCGGAGCCAAGGGAGTTTCAGTCATGGCACTCCTGGATAAAGCCAATACAGAAAGCTACGGCAACCCTGAAATTACAGAGGTGAATATCGGTACAGGCAGCAATCCCGGAATCCTTATATCAGGACATGACCTGAGGGACATGGAAAGCCTGTTAAAACAGACAGAAGGTACGGGAGTAGATGTCTATACACACAGCGAAATGCTTCCTGCCAACTACTACCCCTCCTTTAAAAAATACAGCCACTTTGTTGGAAACTATGGAAACGCCTGGTGGAAACAGGACAAAGAGTTCGCCTCCTTCAATGGTCCCATCCTGATGACGACCAACTGTATCACCCCTCCCAAAGCCAGTTACATCGACAGAATGTACACCACGGGAGCCGCCGGATATCCCGGAGTGAAGATCCTCAGTGCAAAACTGGACAATGGAGACAAGGATTTTTCTGCGGTCATCGAGGCAGCCAAAAAATGTGCTCCCCCCGTAGAAATTGAAACCGGAAGCATTATCGGCGGATTTGCCCACGCCCAGGTCCTGGCTCTGGCAGATAAAGTTGTGGCTGCGGTAAAATCCGGTGCGATCAAACGCTTCTTTGTTATGGCCGGATGTGATGGAAGAATGAAAGGCAGAGACTACTACAGCGAGTTCGCCAAAGAGCTTCCTGATGACACTGTTATCCTGACGGCTGGTTGCGCCAAATACCGCTATAACAAACTGCCCCTTGGCGATATTGGCGGAATCCCCCGGGTTCTGGATGCGGGTCAATGCAATGACTCCTACTCCCTGGCTGTCACCGCACTTAAACTGAAAGAAGTATTCGAACTGAACGACATCAACGACCTGCCTATCAGCTACAACATTGCCTGGTATGAGCAGAAGGCTGTTATCGTTCTCCTCGCCCTCTTATCTCTGGGTGTCAAAGACATCCACCTGGGACCAACCCTCCCTGCATTCCTCAGCCCCAATGTGGCCCATGTTCTCATTGAAAACTTCGGCATTGCCGGAATTGGTGAAGTGGAAGACGATATCAAACTGTTTATGGGTGCCTGA
- a CDS encoding histidinol-phosphatase: protein MKTTYHTHCDFCDGIADPETVVKTAIEKGMDVLGFSSHSPLEGEDWTLSASDVSVYVGKIKELQKKYKDQILVMVGMERDFIASEPCWTPGRWEDQPLDYVIGSVHMVYSEKLDRLMSVDNRVELLLKLIDKGYDGNARKMVEDYYDTLLLMIQREQFDFLGHLDVVKKRNKALSFFNEEDHWYQKKVKSVLELLRKKEIPLEINTGGIFRGATDSLYPSQPILRESFKKNIPIVISSDSHDPQHLDSGFDLAREAALDAGYREQLILDLDGWRSIPL, encoded by the coding sequence ATGAAAACCACCTACCATACTCACTGTGATTTCTGTGACGGCATTGCCGATCCCGAGACTGTCGTCAAAACAGCCATTGAAAAGGGGATGGACGTACTGGGATTTTCCTCACATTCTCCTCTGGAAGGGGAAGACTGGACTCTCTCCGCATCGGATGTGAGTGTCTATGTAGGGAAGATCAAAGAGCTTCAGAAAAAATATAAGGATCAGATCCTCGTTATGGTGGGGATGGAGCGGGATTTTATTGCCTCCGAGCCTTGCTGGACCCCCGGCCGCTGGGAAGATCAGCCTCTGGACTATGTGATTGGTTCGGTTCACATGGTGTACTCTGAAAAATTGGACCGCCTTATGTCGGTGGACAATCGGGTAGAGCTGCTTCTGAAGCTGATTGACAAGGGGTATGACGGGAATGCCCGGAAAATGGTGGAAGATTACTATGATACACTCTTGCTGATGATCCAGAGGGAGCAGTTTGATTTTCTGGGGCATCTGGATGTGGTGAAGAAAAGAAACAAGGCTCTCAGTTTTTTCAATGAAGAGGATCACTGGTATCAGAAAAAGGTCAAATCTGTTCTGGAGCTTCTCAGAAAAAAAGAAATCCCCCTGGAGATCAATACGGGAGGGATCTTCAGAGGGGCGACGGATAGCCTTTACCCGTCACAACCTATTCTGAGGGAGTCATTCAAAAAGAATATTCCCATTGTGATCAGCAGCGATTCCCATGATCCCCAGCATCTGGACAGCGGGTTTGATCTGGCCCGGGAAGCCGCTCTGGATGCTGGATATAGGGAACAGTTGATCCTGGACCTGGATGGCTGGAGGAGTATTCCCCTTTAA
- the purU gene encoding formyltetrahydrofolate deformylase, producing MKNQSAILFLSCEDRKGIVAEITHFITMYEGNILNCDQHYDESGMFFMRVEWDLSDFAIPSGKIEPAFEPIALKFAMDWRLEFSTERAKMAILVSKYDHCLYELILKNRAGEHNGEIKMILSNHEDCRPIAEYFKIPFHCFPVTKETKKEVEQQEIALLKKEKIDLVVLARYMQILSGTFIDAFPRKIINIHHSFLPAFVGAKPYHQAFSRGVKIIGATSHYVTEDLDQGPIIAQDVARVNHRDNVSDLVEKGRNLEKSVLSRGVRLHLEHKILVFGNKTIVFD from the coding sequence ATGAAAAACCAGTCAGCCATACTATTCCTTTCCTGTGAAGACAGAAAGGGAATTGTTGCAGAGATAACTCATTTTATAACCATGTATGAGGGAAACATCCTGAATTGCGACCAGCATTATGATGAGTCAGGGATGTTTTTTATGAGGGTAGAGTGGGATCTGAGTGATTTCGCCATTCCCTCCGGGAAGATTGAGCCTGCCTTTGAACCGATCGCCCTCAAGTTCGCGATGGACTGGCGTCTTGAGTTTTCAACAGAAAGAGCAAAAATGGCCATCCTGGTCTCAAAATACGACCACTGCCTGTATGAGCTCATCCTCAAAAACAGGGCAGGCGAGCATAATGGAGAGATTAAGATGATCCTCTCTAATCATGAAGACTGCCGGCCCATAGCCGAATATTTCAAGATTCCCTTTCACTGCTTTCCCGTAACCAAAGAGACAAAGAAAGAGGTGGAACAGCAGGAAATAGCTCTCCTCAAGAAAGAGAAGATTGACCTGGTTGTCCTGGCCCGTTATATGCAGATTCTATCGGGAACCTTCATCGATGCCTTCCCCCGCAAAATCATCAACATACACCACTCCTTCCTGCCGGCCTTTGTGGGGGCGAAACCCTATCATCAGGCCTTTTCCAGAGGAGTAAAAATCATCGGAGCCACCAGTCACTATGTGACCGAAGATCTGGATCAGGGACCCATCATCGCCCAGGACGTAGCCCGGGTGAATCACAGGGACAATGTGAGTGATCTTGTCGAGAAGGGACGAAATCTGGAAAAGAGTGTGCTCTCCCGAGGGGTCAGACTCCATCTGGAGCATAAGATTCTGGTATTTGGCAACAAAACCATCGTTTTTGACTGA